In Bacillus cereus ATCC 14579, a single window of DNA contains:
- a CDS encoding oligosaccharide flippase family protein → MGRSILSNIIHLFYSTILANLLQAVSLIVLANFFNAQHYGMFSVAIAVTFVMLFFTDLGLSNTFLREGAKDGADLEKILSSYIKIRMILLILISIIGYIAIHYMYADKNLIYMMINVMFFMLIGLTWQNIGIAYFQLTERMKYIALIKVVSASVVIIITCFCIFGELPVYVTARLYAFGYMIGGLFSIYIMRRKTKMNMKVVIHKALFWQLTPFIISGFLIMSTPQLAPILLNYTLPLSMVGVFAVAYRMPAALYQVPGVIAGAFFPVLFKHYNQNNIEEHTKLNLLQIKSMAIVGICMTIGLYHLAPYFISIFFHEEWRNAVEPLQILSFLIVLQSLNIAIADGLTTSGCQNKRTVVQCVALVIGGVMLYSFSSLGGVIGAAYAMVLFEIVALVGYIAVSVVKKKIVFQIVIPYTIYFGVTFIGVQYILHTYHLIALVLNILIVVAAIFLYDYELKKLLLSFIRKIRKKDYITKQGI, encoded by the coding sequence ATGGGTAGATCTATTCTAAGCAATATTATCCATCTATTTTATAGTACGATTTTAGCTAACCTTCTTCAGGCCGTCAGTTTAATTGTTTTAGCAAACTTTTTTAACGCACAACATTATGGGATGTTTAGTGTTGCCATAGCAGTGACGTTTGTTATGTTATTTTTTACAGACTTAGGACTTAGTAATACGTTTCTTCGAGAAGGGGCAAAGGATGGAGCAGATTTAGAGAAGATTTTATCATCGTATATAAAAATAAGGATGATTCTACTTATTCTTATTTCTATAATCGGTTATATTGCTATTCATTATATGTATGCGGATAAAAATTTAATTTATATGATGATAAACGTAATGTTTTTCATGTTAATAGGATTAACTTGGCAAAACATAGGGATTGCCTATTTTCAACTGACGGAACGTATGAAGTATATAGCGCTCATAAAAGTTGTATCAGCATCAGTTGTCATTATAATTACATGTTTTTGTATTTTCGGAGAGTTACCGGTGTATGTAACAGCTCGCTTATATGCTTTTGGGTATATGATTGGTGGTTTATTCAGTATATATATCATGAGAAGAAAGACGAAAATGAATATGAAAGTCGTAATTCATAAAGCGTTATTTTGGCAATTAACTCCCTTTATTATTAGCGGTTTTTTAATAATGAGTACGCCACAATTAGCGCCTATCTTGCTTAACTATACATTGCCATTAAGTATGGTAGGTGTTTTTGCAGTGGCGTACCGGATGCCGGCAGCTTTATATCAAGTACCAGGGGTAATTGCAGGTGCATTTTTTCCGGTGCTCTTTAAGCATTATAACCAGAATAATATAGAAGAGCATACGAAATTAAATTTACTTCAAATTAAATCAATGGCGATTGTAGGAATATGTATGACGATCGGTTTATATCATTTAGCACCATACTTTATTTCTATATTTTTTCATGAAGAATGGAGGAATGCAGTAGAACCACTCCAAATATTATCATTTCTTATTGTGCTACAAAGTTTAAATATTGCCATTGCTGACGGTTTAACGACGAGTGGTTGTCAAAATAAGAGGACTGTTGTGCAGTGTGTAGCATTGGTGATAGGTGGGGTTATGCTTTATAGCTTTAGTAGTCTTGGTGGAGTGATAGGAGCGGCATACGCTATGGTTTTATTTGAAATAGTCGCTTTAGTGGGATATATAGCGGTAAGTGTAGTGAAGAAAAAAATTGTATTCCAAATTGTAATACCGTATACAATTTATTTTGGTGTAACCTTTATTGGAGTGCAATATATATTGCATACATATCATTTAATTGCGCTTGTTCTTAATATACTAATTGTAGTAGCTGCCATATTCCTATATGATTATGAGCTAAAAAAACTTCTTCTTTCTTTTATAAGAAAAATACGCAAAAAGGATTATATTACGAAACAGGGGATATAG
- a CDS encoding O-antigen ligase family protein, with the protein MENNMKVSMGWIILLILFVMLSKYNLYIGFSLKIYMIFLVIYFCLTIKDFHIQKLYFHEVIFLLFYFIYCLSGILSMYLNASIRMIFGVLLVLGCYFIMRNLLGNTEIVVLESSIAYVGIVFNVVSLLLYIIGLQYFSLYGGEEREIFAGLLVDRGYPRLIGLLDDPNIFIFYNTIFFMYYMTNLQNITNILRLILCVTTSLLTFSRGGILALVLVIFVYICMSSFAKKIKIIMSLVLFSVVIFSLSNSVMGGQLDDILNKRISDFSHDNGSGRFTLWEAAFKYYLSNPYIGIGAFNFSNYYEYQFNEKLYVHNTFLEILSESGTIGFLLYSAFLFILMFKLAQHTLFREKPYLLLTMIAFLFQMMSLSLIINEAFFLFLAVVVKYISIYEGRGKIDGKMSIST; encoded by the coding sequence ATGGAAAATAATATGAAAGTATCAATGGGATGGATTATTCTTCTAATATTATTTGTCATGTTAAGTAAATACAATTTATATATTGGATTTTCATTGAAGATATATATGATTTTTTTAGTCATATATTTTTGTTTAACAATTAAAGACTTTCATATTCAAAAGTTATATTTTCATGAAGTTATATTTTTACTGTTTTATTTCATTTATTGTTTAAGCGGAATTCTTTCTATGTATTTAAATGCTAGTATTCGTATGATTTTTGGCGTGCTACTCGTTTTAGGATGCTATTTTATAATGAGAAATTTATTGGGGAATACTGAAATAGTGGTACTTGAATCATCTATTGCTTATGTAGGAATAGTATTTAATGTTGTAAGTCTACTACTCTATATAATCGGTTTACAATACTTTAGTTTATACGGTGGAGAAGAGAGAGAAATTTTTGCTGGTTTATTAGTGGATAGAGGATATCCACGGTTAATTGGATTGCTAGATGATCCTAACATTTTTATTTTCTATAATACAATATTTTTTATGTACTATATGACGAATTTGCAAAATATCACTAACATCTTAAGGTTAATTTTATGTGTTACAACGAGTCTATTAACCTTTTCAAGAGGGGGAATATTAGCGCTTGTGCTTGTCATTTTTGTATATATATGTATGTCTAGTTTCGCTAAAAAAATAAAAATAATTATGAGTTTAGTATTGTTTAGTGTAGTTATTTTTAGTTTATCGAATAGTGTAATGGGGGGCCAATTAGATGACATATTAAATAAACGAATTTCTGATTTTTCCCATGATAATGGAAGTGGTAGATTTACATTATGGGAAGCTGCTTTTAAATATTATTTATCCAATCCATATATCGGAATTGGTGCGTTTAACTTCTCGAATTATTATGAGTATCAATTTAATGAAAAATTATATGTACACAATACATTTTTAGAAATTTTGTCTGAGTCGGGTACAATTGGTTTTCTTCTATATAGTGCGTTTTTATTCATATTAATGTTTAAGTTAGCGCAGCATACTTTGTTTCGTGAAAAACCATACCTTCTATTGACTATGATTGCATTTTTATTTCAGATGATGTCATTGTCACTCATTATTAACGAAGCGTTCTTTTTATTTTTAGCAGTTGTTGTGAAGTATATTTCAATATATGAAGGAAGGGGAAAGATAGATGGTAAAATGTCTATCAGCACATAA
- a CDS encoding glycosyltransferase family 2 protein produces MVKCLSAHNKAPHVSVITPSYNSRRFIGETILSVQNQSYENWEMIIVDDCSTDQSAAKIKEIIEGDSRIRLLSLKENVGAAKARNLAIREARGRYIAFLDSDDIWLPHKLKTQLLFMEEMNIAFSYASYSLIDENGNELNREVSVPKSVDYHYLVGNTIIGCLTVMIDREKIPYVEMPSVQPEDTALWLNLLHEGHEAKGIQQVLAKYRIVANSVSSNKVRAAFRYWKLLRDQKSLNAVQSFYYFSKYAYHAYKKNKINVVGKTQL; encoded by the coding sequence ATGGTAAAATGTCTATCAGCACATAATAAGGCGCCTCATGTTTCTGTAATAACACCTTCTTATAATAGTAGACGATTTATAGGTGAGACAATTTTATCTGTACAGAATCAATCGTATGAAAACTGGGAAATGATTATCGTTGATGACTGTTCAACCGACCAATCTGCCGCAAAAATTAAAGAGATAATAGAAGGAGACTCACGTATTAGGTTATTATCATTAAAAGAAAATGTTGGTGCTGCTAAAGCTCGGAATTTAGCGATTCGAGAGGCGAGAGGAAGGTACATTGCCTTTTTAGATAGTGATGATATATGGTTGCCGCATAAATTGAAGACACAATTGTTATTTATGGAAGAAATGAATATTGCTTTTTCATATGCGTCGTATAGTTTAATTGATGAAAATGGTAATGAATTAAATCGCGAAGTGAGTGTACCAAAATCTGTTGACTATCATTATTTAGTAGGAAATACAATTATCGGGTGTTTAACGGTGATGATTGATCGTGAAAAAATTCCGTATGTCGAAATGCCTAGTGTACAGCCGGAAGATACAGCGTTATGGCTGAACTTATTACATGAAGGGCATGAAGCAAAAGGGATACAGCAAGTATTAGCGAAGTATCGAATTGTAGCAAATTCTGTTTCGAGTAATAAAGTTAGAGCAGCTTTTCGGTATTGGAAATTATTAAGGGACCAAAAAAGTCTTAATGCAGTGCAAAGCTTTTACTATTTTAGTAAGTATGCTTATCATGCTTATAAAAAAAATAAAATCAATGTAGTTGGGAAGACGCAATTATGA
- a CDS encoding glycosyltransferase family 4 protein — MNILLMTDKLITGGAENYFCKLENNLHYEDFKIYTAAGDGELYESLTRKENFILLSRWNHLRNIYYLRNEICKRKIELIHANSLRMVLYAFLIQKFIKKKMKIVYTKHNVTILEKKMPTLFRYFMNKYVNNIITVSEFEKNNLISIHVAEEKINTIYNGVDIEKFLFQQKKKESTYKIGILARLSKEKNHQLFVKIANVLKKRNDFMFYIAGDGPEKESIMKEIEKYGLQQRVKMLGNISEPHEFIGNMDALLLLSFREVFPMVVIEAMATGTPIVSIDVGGIHEAVIDGESGVLISEYCESEFASALEELQGDEQRVNDIRLKAREKAVRYFSLAKMIEETKNIYELNK; from the coding sequence ATGAATATACTGTTGATGACTGATAAATTGATAACTGGCGGAGCCGAAAATTATTTCTGTAAATTAGAAAATAATTTGCATTATGAGGATTTTAAGATTTATACAGCTGCAGGTGATGGAGAACTATATGAATCCCTTACTAGAAAAGAAAATTTCATCTTACTTAGTCGATGGAATCATTTGAGAAATATTTATTATTTACGAAACGAAATTTGTAAACGAAAGATAGAGCTTATTCATGCAAATAGTTTGCGAATGGTATTATATGCTTTTCTAATTCAAAAGTTTATTAAAAAAAAGATGAAAATTGTTTATACGAAACATAATGTAACGATATTAGAAAAGAAAATGCCAACGCTTTTTCGTTATTTCATGAATAAATATGTGAACAATATTATTACAGTAAGTGAGTTTGAGAAGAATAATTTAATTTCAATTCATGTAGCAGAAGAAAAAATAAATACAATTTATAACGGTGTCGATATTGAAAAGTTTTTATTCCAGCAGAAAAAGAAAGAATCTACATATAAAATAGGGATATTAGCTAGATTATCCAAAGAGAAAAACCATCAACTATTTGTCAAAATTGCAAATGTGTTGAAAAAGAGAAATGATTTTATGTTTTATATTGCTGGTGATGGACCAGAGAAAGAATCGATTATGAAAGAAATAGAAAAATATGGATTACAGCAAAGGGTGAAGATGCTAGGGAATATTTCAGAGCCGCATGAGTTTATAGGGAATATGGATGCTTTACTTTTATTATCTTTTCGTGAAGTGTTTCCAATGGTAGTAATTGAAGCGATGGCTACAGGGACACCAATTGTTTCAATAGATGTTGGTGGAATACATGAAGCGGTAATAGATGGAGAATCAGGTGTTTTAATATCTGAATATTGCGAATCTGAATTCGCAAGTGCACTTGAAGAACTACAAGGGGATGAACAAAGGGTAAATGATATTAGATTGAAAGCACGAGAGAAAGCAGTGAGGTATTTCTCGTTAGCTAAAATGATAGAAGAAACGAAAAATATATATGAGTTAAACAAATGA